The nucleotide sequence CCATAAACCTGGGGTATAGTAACGTGGGATTCGTCAATTATAGTAAGAAAATCTTTTCCGAAGTAGTCAATAAGGCAGTAAGGCCGTTCACCCGGCCGCCTGCCGGCGAAATACCTTGAATAGTTTTCTATCCCATGGCAAAAACCGGTCTCACGCATCATTTCCATGTCATACTTTGTGCGCATCTCAAGCCGCTGCGCTTCCAATAATTTTCCTTCTTTTCTGAACCAATCAAGCCTCTGTCCCAATTCTTCTTCAATTGCTTTTAATGCTTCCTCAAATTTCGGCTGGGTAACTACAAAGTGGCTTGCCGGATAAATTAATGTCTTGTCTTTTTCCAGGATTTTTCTTCCGGTCACCGGGTTTATTTCTACAATGCTTTTTATAACATTTTCGTCATATTCTATTCTTAAAGCAGTTTCAAGATAGGCAGGCCAAATTTCAACAACATTGCCTCTAACCCTGAATTTGCTTCTTTCAAAAGCTATATCATTGCGTTCATAACGGATTTCTACCAATTCTTTAAGCAGCAATTCCCGTTTTTTAACTGCGCCTTTATCAATGGAAACGCATAACTCCTCGAAGTCTGACGGTGAACCGATATTATAGATACAGGAAACGGAGGCAACAAGCACCACGTCTTTTTTTTCAAGAAGCGAGGCAGTAGCTTTTAATCTTAACCGGTCGATATGCTGGTTTATTGAAGCATCTTTGTCAATATATGTGTCAGTCTGGGGCACGTAGGCTTCAGGCTGGTAATAGTCGTAATAGGATATGAAATATTCTACGGCATTTTCAGGAAAGAATTGCTTGAATTCTGCATAAAGCTGTGCGGCAAGGACTTTATTGTGCGAGATGATTAGGGTTGGTTTCTGCAGTTTTTCAATAACATTGGCCATGGTAAAAGTTTTACCAGACCCTGTAACGCCGAGAAGAACCTGACTGTTCCTACGGCATCTTTCATATTCGTAAATAATCTGTTTTATTGCTTCCGGTTGGTCGCCTGCCGGTTTAAAATCAGAAACTAGCTTGAACATTTATTGTCTTCGAAAAGTTAAATTTTTATTTCCTTCAATTTTTCTACGGCTTCAAAATCAGTGCCGTTTAGCGTTAAAGGTGTCACGGATATTTTATTTTTTTCCACAGCATAGATGTCCGTGCCGGGTTTGTTTTCGTTTGCAACCACCTTACCTTTCAACCAGTAATAATTTAGGCCGTAAGGGTCCTTTCTGGTTTCTATGGTGTCGTCATATATTTTTTTGCCCAGCGTGGTTATTTCAATACCTTTAATTCTGCCTGCAGAAACATCGGGGACATTTATGTTCAGCAGGATGTTTTTTTCAAATTCCCCGTTTAAAACATTTTTTGACAGCTTGGCCGCAAATTTAGCCGCAGTCTGGAAATTTTTTCCTGTCCTGCTCACTAGCGACACTGCTATCGAAGGTATGCCC is from Elusimicrobiota bacterium and encodes:
- the surE gene encoding 5'/3'-nucleotidase SurE, which translates into the protein MKRILVSNDDGIFGIGLSPLVKEISKLGKVFVVVPEKEQSAVSHSMTLRGPVRARQISGNTYVMDGTPADCVRFGIIQVGSRNIDLVVSGINFGSNLGVDIFYSGTVGAAREGTFMGIPSIAVSLVSRTGKNFQTAAKFAAKLSKNVLNGEFEKNILLNINVPDVSAGRIKGIEITTLGKKIYDDTIETRKDPYGLNYYWLKGKVVANENKPGTDIYAVEKNKISVTPLTLNGTDFEAVEKLKEIKI
- the uvrB gene encoding excinuclease ABC subunit UvrB; amino-acid sequence: MFKLVSDFKPAGDQPEAIKQIIYEYERCRRNSQVLLGVTGSGKTFTMANVIEKLQKPTLIISHNKVLAAQLYAEFKQFFPENAVEYFISYYDYYQPEAYVPQTDTYIDKDASINQHIDRLRLKATASLLEKKDVVLVASVSCIYNIGSPSDFEELCVSIDKGAVKKRELLLKELVEIRYERNDIAFERSKFRVRGNVVEIWPAYLETALRIEYDENVIKSIVEINPVTGRKILEKDKTLIYPASHFVVTQPKFEEALKAIEEELGQRLDWFRKEGKLLEAQRLEMRTKYDMEMMRETGFCHGIENYSRYFAGRRPGERPYCLIDYFGKDFLTIIDESHVTIPQVYGMYEGDRSRKKVLVDFGFRLPSAMDNRPLKFAEFETLLDKSLYVSATPGKYELNKTKGVIVEQIIRPTGLVDPEVVIRPVSTQVEDLIKEVENCARLKERVLVTTLTKAMAEDLAEYLEEKNLKVKYLHSEIDALQRIEILRDLRKGDFDCLVGVNLLREGLDLPEVGLVAVLDADKEGFLRSETSLIQVCGRAARNISGRVILYADTITGSIKRATDEMNRRRKIQSQYNIDQHITPRSIIKGIRELEEFQYKSKTEALSLIREDGIEFSNNKQLPVLMREIEEKMKQAADSLDFELATAYRDKMFEIKEMMAHKRAGGAGINETGLKKV